Within Sebastes fasciatus isolate fSebFas1 chromosome 19, fSebFas1.pri, whole genome shotgun sequence, the genomic segment taggaatgaaatagtatatataaaatagaaagaatataaatttataaaaaacaataaatattagccagataaataaataaataaataaagttaaaagccagactaaaaatgtgaaatacgaGAAATAATTAgccagataaataaataaataaataaataaataaagctcagttaAGAGCCAGActaaaaaggtaaaataaaataaaaattagccagataaataaataaacaattagctagataaataaataaacaattagctagataaataaataaagctcagttaaaagccagactaaaaaggtaaaatacgaataaataaataattagcctgataagtaaataaataaataaataaagctcaatTAAAAGCCAGAATAAATATCAACATTCTCTACTgcccctatctatctatctatctatctatctatctatctatcaataacCTTATTGAATGTGAATGTTTAGTggttaataatataaatatataaatatatatacatataaaaatatatataaatatatatataaaaaaatgaatatatataaatataaatataaaacaggtgCAGAGCCTGAACTAACTGAACTGGTCTCTCCTCctcgtgttgttgttgtcatgacACTGAACCCATCCAGCAGCTAGTTAACGACCATGTTGACAGACGCTTCACCTTGAACACCATCTTCTCCGCCGCCCCGGGAGGAAAGCCCATCATCTTGTCCGCCGCCCCGGGAGGTAACCCGGTCATCATCTGGTCGTCGGTGCTCCGCAGCAGCCGGTAGAAATCCGTCTTTCGGTACAGAAACCCGAAGTAGACCTGCAGGAAGTCCCGGATGTTACCGACGTGCTGCAGGATGCCGAGCAGAGCGGTGTCGTACATCTCCGTCATCTGCAGCGGCGGCGACGCCATGAGGGCTTTTAACGGTTTAACTAGGTTCACTAAACTCTAAACTATCTCACTATCTGGTTTAAAGAGCGAAATAAAGCGTCTTTTATCAAGAAATATGAGTTTATAAATGAGTAGGACTCGCTGGCGGACGTTTCATGCGCTTCTCCTTCCAGAACAACAGCAACACATCCGGTCCAGCATTTCAAAATAAGTGCATCATTTCTACAATCACGTAAAATTCGACACAATTaagcacacaaaaacaacaaaaacataaatataaaaacataataatgtaCTTTGTATCCTTTAACACCACTAATAACTATTACAACAAATGTATTGAAAGTTAGtcgttctttatttttttaattattttttattttttctctatccGGTTGGTGCAGCAAcagtcgtccgggtggaaataGATGCCCAATTGTCCGATAAATAGTTCCAGTGTACAGGCAGCTTCATATTAAACAGCATGGCGGCGTCCTTGAGGCTGCTGGTAAGAAAAACTAATATTTAAACGTTTAATACGTTTCtatgaactcatgtttacatcTTAATATACCTGTAATATACCTGTAGTATACCTGTAATATACCTGCGTGTCTGTGTTCAGTCAGCTGTTCAGTTTCACAGCGTGTTTATTTAGAAGATAACAGTTTAACCTGCTGCTACATAACTACTGCTActccttcttcatcttcttcttcaataTGTCTTTATTAACATATTCGGTTTGTTTAACAcatcaacctttactatctaaagagacattttaggcaaaaagaaaaagaataaatccgtctggagccgcaaaacatgtgatcattgtgatgaaggtaactcagtttatagtctaagtatatagtatataagtctaatgcagtgagggccaaagagacaatgtactaaggagtattagggccacattgagggaaaacacatctgagatttacacaataaagtcataatattacaagaaaaaatttCGTaaattacgagattaaagtcataactctatgagaataaagtcataatattacgagaataaatttgtaatattacgagaaaacattttgtaatattacgagaataaagtcataatattaaaagaataaagttgtaatattacgagaataaagtcataacattacgagattaaagtcataacattacgagattaaagtcataacattacgagattaaagtcataacattacgagaaaaaaagtcctaatattaagagaaaacattttgtaatattacgagaaaacattttataatattacgagaataaagtcataatattacgagattaaagtcataatattacgagattaaagtcataacattacgagaaaaaaagtcctaatattacgagaataaatttgtaatattacgagaaaacattttataatattacgagaataaagtaataatattacgagaataaggtcataacattacgagaataaggtcataacattacgagaataaatttgtaatattacgagaaaacattttataatattacgagaataaagtaataacattacgagaataaagtcataatattaaaagaataaagttgtaatattacgagaataaatttgtaatatacgagaaaacattttgtaatattacgagaataaagtcataactttaagagaataaagtcataatattacgagattaaagtcataacattacgagaataaagtcataacattacgagaaaaaaagtcctaatattacgagaataaatttgtaatattacgagaaaacattttataatattacgagaataaagtaataatattacgagaataaagtaataatattacgagaataaagtcgtaatattatgagaataaagtcgtaatattatgagaataaagtcataatattatgagaataaagtcataatattacgagagtaaagtcgtaatattatgagaataaagtcataatattacgagaataaagtcgtaatattatgagaataaagtcataatattatgagaataaagtcataggtttacaaaaagaaaacaaaaataacatgtaaagtactactttataatattacgacttttttttctcgtaaacttctgactttattctggtaatctcagatttatttttttcctcaatgttgccctaatactccgtcgtaccataaacCTACAACAGGTACGAGGGTAGTACATGCAATAGGTGGTGTTGCCTTCATTATGAGGCTCAAATACGTTTTGCGGCTCCAGCcagatttttaaaatttattttttttgccaaaaatgtctcttttgatagtaaaggttgctgacccctgacctcgggtgtctccccttaactGAACATTAAAGAAGCATTCTTGTTCTTTTTGCAAAAACAGACATTCATagatgcaaatgttttatttcaacaCTTTTCTTGTGTCTTCTTGTGGATAAATGACAACATAAAGTGTGTTAAAATGTACAACCAAAGGTGGATAACCAGTTGAGATAAACTGGGAACTGCAACTGAATCATCATTTCACAAGCTCAGCTCTTACTGATCCTGATTAGATCCTGTAAAGCCTCCTGTTCTCAGAACTAGTCGTAGTAATCTGATGGTTTATTTCCCCTCTGCAGAGTTCTTTATCCAGGTCCGGCTCATTATGCAGCTCCTCTGGAAGCAGAGCCCTCCACGTCACTGCAGCGTGCTGCAAGGTAAACACTCCAGACATCATTATAATGAACCCTATATAGGTTAGGTTCACATTATTCTGagtctgtcttaaaacagtCCTCACTTGCCCATATGAGCTAGACAATTTAAGAAGATATCTCGCAGAGTTACAGTCTCTGAAGTGCAGAGTTCTTTGTATATTTGGGATTTGCACGATGGCGTAACTAAGCACTAGTGAGCATTCTTGCTTTTGGATCGAGGCTCATCGTGTAGTTATCAGTTTgctttactgacattttatcctctttctttctcttttgttttccagAACAAAGCAGCTCGTGTCCGAGTGGGGAAAGGAGACAAACCTATAACCTATGAGCAAGCACTTCCACCTCATTACATCGCCCACCGCAAAGGATGGCTGTCACACAATACCAGTGAGcacgaccacgaccacgaccacgaccacgaGCATGCTCCTTAAAGAGCAACTTAACAGTTTGAATCTAGTGTTTGTAAAGATGTAAATACAACAGGACTTGTGGGAAAGGAGCAAAGCATGCAGAGACTATTTTAATCGGTTTAAAAGTTGTATTAGGCGATATACTTAAAGTGGATGTATTGCTGTATACTCTGTAAACTCTCCTTCCTGTTTCTTCTAGGTAAcctgaaaggagaggagggcGCAGCTGACCGGACCATAGAGGACGTGTTCATAAGACGTTTCATGTTCGGGACCTTCCACGCCTGCCTGGCCAACGAGATCGTGATCAAACGACGCGGCAACCTGCTCATCGTGTGCGCTTTGATGATCCAGAAGTTACCTCCGCAGAAGTTTTACTTCTTGATCGGCTACTCGGAGTCGCTGCTGTCGCACCTGTACAAATGCCCCGTCAAGTTAGAGATTCAGACGCTGCAGGATAAAGCCGTGTACAAGTACCTCTGATGTTGTACTAATACTGAATGTTTCTACTAGAGATGGTTTACCACCAGATGGATTCTGCTCTTGTTCTTCAGCGTTATTGCTTTTGTGAAATAAATGCTCAGATTTAAATAGACATGTGTTATTGAAACATTATGCCTGATATTGTTAAACATATATAGCAACTACAAGGtttaataaactgtatgtatgtatatactgcaGCTCCAGTTCACTCTGATCCAACTGTTATTTACATTTGGAAATGTCATCCTTTTATCTATGAGCGGTGGAAGTAACAaatattaattgataaaaaattgaGGCGATAATAAATGCATGTAAATTGaacaacagatctgtaaaactggaTGTGAATTGataaattatcaagtgatttgattaatttaaaacgTGATACGATGAAAAAAGAGCCGTGTTTTatcattttcaccatcttacattcatcattcacaacactaAATTGtcaatttttcaattcacatgcaGTTTCATCACCTCCATTCCTCATGTTTatcatcataatataatatctttatttatatattatttatcaaaacaaATTATCAAGTGCTTCACATAGCAAGAAAGAACACACAGAACATACATTATAGCAACACATAAAAACAGCAATACAAGTAGAGTAAGTAGATGAAATCAGGGAAAAGCGGTGCGATAAAAGTATGTTTTAAGCTTTAATTTAAAAGAAGCCTCTGACTCAGCCGAACGTATCATGGTTTGTAAGTCGGGAAAAGTTAATACCGGCTGGGGTCCTATAAGATACTTCAAAGTTAAAATATCAGGTTGCATTTTATACATCTTGTTCATTAATTTTCAGCACATTActccagaagaagaagattacACTTAGTCCCCCTTTgtagcatttataagcagtaaataaacatttaataagcGGTTTATAACACTCTGTAATGTAGATGTAAGTACatataagtgtttattaatgtataacTATAACTCCTCCAGTGGACATCTAAACTGAAGGCTGCTGTATAAACAGacaataaatgacaatataatgaaaacacttgaaatgtctttacaactacattaaagtgtgttataacctgtttatttaatgtttataaatgCTAAGTAGTACATGTACTTTTGCTGTgtgacacctaaaagaaaaatatccaCATGATAAGTTCATTTAAATGCTTCTTTTGATTTATTGTTAATTTCATCACAGTGCAAATACATTCACATTTAAGGCACGTGAGCCTCGTCAGTGCAAACACAAGGCACACGGGATCGGAGCGTTTCGTTTCATCATGTTACCTGGTGAAACTTCCAGCTCACAATTACAAAACACGCATCGAAAAATATCACAGCCCTTTTTATTCCATCGtcctttttaattaaaaaggcTCAATAACATAAATGTCATCATTAATACTCCGTGTAAAATATCAAACAGCaggattaaaaattaaaacaaagttgtgtGTGAGGCACAAAAGACTTCAACTTCTTTCATTAGAAGTTCTGCAGAGATAAAAGTTCAACAATATTTAAGAGCTGAACTCTAAATAAGTTCAGCTTAAAgagacagtttgacattttgggaaatatgaagctgcagctgGTTAAACgcttaacataaagactggaaacagctcgCCTGGTTCTGTCTAAATGTTATAAAATCCACTTTGCagaacctctaaagctcactgataaacactttatatcatgtttgtttaattcacacaaaaatTGACATGTCAAAACATCAAATTGTAGTTTTATGGTTGTctatgtcaaactattcttgCCAAGAAACCGTTCCAAACATACCGTTAACCTCCGTTAAATTGCAAATtatcatttttacacttcagtttttgttttgaattaaaCAAACGAGACATAACGAGgtgattagtgagctttagagatgcAGATAGGTGGATTTTGATATCTTTAAACAGCTGTTTTCACACTATTTTCTGTGCTAAGCTTTATACTGAACGGACAGACGTGACTTTCTGATGGCGGGTCCGTACAAAAACGTGTAAAAATACAagtaatatttatataactacaaggattatttcttatttcccaACCAAGAAATTGTTTGGCACAAAACCCCTCCAGTAAAACGCAGAAGTGGCcagctgtttccccgtttccagtctttatgctaagctaagctaagcttgagtgatatcgatcttctcagctaactctctgcaagaaagcaaataagtgtattttcccaaaatgtcgaactcttCCTTTAGAGATGATTGGATTAACAACAGCTAGTAAACCTTTGGTTGTGCATCATTTAAGAACAAAAAAAGTTGAGATGACATTTTGAACCCCGAACAGTCAGTAAAGAACAGAAGTTTATAGTGCAGTTTATATGCAGAGATCTGCACAATATGAACTGGGTGAGGAGTTTATCtcaaatataaaagaataaaaaaaaccctaagaacattttcacagcagatattttgactCGTCGTCGTAAGAAAACTACAGTAAACATTAAAGGAGAagtttgacagtttgggagATTCTGGTGGAGGGTCCGTACGAAAACGTGTATATCTCAAAACTTCAATTAATAGCCCGGCTCTTATTTGCTTCAATCGGTGAACTCAACCGGCGTCTATAGGTATATTTCCCGGTGAAGAAGTCTCCTGGCGGCGAGGAGTGAAGCAGAGGGACCGTGACAAActagcgtatttcccaaaacgtCAAACGTGTCCTTTAACGACGGCtccgttctattcaagtgtcccagtaaaccatgacagagtgacagtgagccagcatgcacaataccaggaccctgaaactgaagcagctgaaTAGAATCCAGCCATCATTTAACTTTTCCTGTTGAGACGAGTCAAAACGGGAAACAGGGTTATAAAAAAAGGTCGATCCAACCGTCACGCTTGTGGTAAAAGTTGACCAAACAAGTCGGATAAACCAACCCCATCTCGTAGAAATGGCAGCTTCCTGGCGTGCGTCGCTTCTTGGTTACTTGGTGTCGCGGCAGCTGTCGCCCTGACAGGACTGGAGCTTTATAAGCCGCTGGTTCATCGCCTGCAGGACGGCCGGATCCACCTTCTTCACGATGTTCTCCAGCTGGTGGGGGTCTGACGTCAGGTTGTACACTTCCACAAACGACTGGGgacacaaagaagaagaagaagatgagacgCTGAGTTTCGTCACATCTGTTAAAGGACTCAgattacatgtactgtatgtcgtCATGCTGTACCTCGCTGTCTGCAAACTCGCAGTATTGCAGGTTGTCTTTGCCGTCGAGGGTCCGGACGCAGGCGTAGGTGTTGTTGTAGGCGTCTTCGCACACGCAGTCTGGGAAACATTGCTGAAGAACAAAAGAATTAttctcattaaaaaaatatttttatgggATACACGGTTGGCAAAATGAATACGGGTTAACTACATCTTTTTCTGTATattctttattaatttatttattttatgttttatttattttgtttatttaatgatttaatgtcatttatttatttgtaaccctttaaaaaaaacgagTAATTgatatgcaatatatatatatacaaataacaaaatataacagaatcatttttcatttactttaacagttatcttttaatttatttctgtatatattcaattcaattcaatttatttttatatagcgtcaaatcagaAAGGACTATAggatatatgtatttattttttgcattcaaattactctatttttttctgtacattttaatatatttttttctatataatgtaatttatttatttttttgcatttaaattattctaatttgtctgtaaattcttaatttatgtaatttatttataatgtcatttatttattttttgcatttaaattactCTAATTTGTCTGTAAATTCTTAAttgatgtaatttatttatttgtatataatttaatttatttaaattttatccctttacttttctttattcttttcccTATTGCCTGTGCTATTCCTTGAAAGgccaagctgtcaatcaactagCTTTGGGCGGGCCTTTCCTGCACAGGTTGAGTAGTCAATTCCTGCTCACATATActctattttaaataaaaaataataagtaatttacatgcaaaaaatacatatatttatatatatatatatatatatatttttattaaaactgCATGATGGCCTTAAAGGCC encodes:
- the LOC141757037 gene encoding small ribosomal subunit protein uS3mA-like, with the protein product MAASLRLLSSLSRSGSLCSSSGSRALHVTAACCKNKAARVRVGKGDKPITYEQALPPHYIAHRKGWLSHNTSNLKGEEGAADRTIEDVFIRRFMFGTFHACLANEIVIKRRGNLLIVCALMIQKLPPQKFYFLIGYSESLLSHLYKCPVKLEIQTLQDKAVYKYL